The Natronobacterium texcoconense genome includes the window GCATGCCGCTAACCCGGTACGAGGAACTGTTTACCCTGATCGAACAGAGGACGCTCGAGCCCAGCAAGATCGTCGGCGAAGAACTGTCGCTCGAGGACGTTCCGGAGACGCTCGCCTCGATGGACGACTACGAGACGGTCGGGATTCCAGTGATTACGGAGTTCTGAAACCCGGGCGGGGGCGGGAGCCCGCCCTGGCATGAGAGACATGAGCGTACTCGAAGCGGGGGCGAGTCCACTTCCGAGCTCCGGGCACGAACGCACGCAACGGCTGGTCAGCGCGTCGTGATCGGGCCGAGCGCGTACCCGACGGGGCGTTCCATCCCCGCACGTGAATCAATGCAAGCACCCTCCTTTGTTATGGATCGAGTTGTCCGGTCGTAGCCTCCGTACACCCTCGACAGGATCGGTATAATCCAGATATAATCCGATGCTAGACTCGCTGTAGCGGGAGCGACCGTAGCCGCAGCGACCCCCGGAAAGCCGGACCCCCTCCATCGAAACCGTCCGTTCGACAGTCGACCGAGATCGACTCCCGGAGCAACCGCTCGGAGACACGCAGACGGCGCTCGAGACTGGCGGCTGGAACGACGGAGAGACCCCTGCCAGTAACGCCAGCAACTCGTCGCCGGCCGACCGCAAGCCACTTTCACTCGAGCGGTCGCTTCCCCCTCCGAAAGCCGACGATACCCCGCACTCGAGGCGGAGTGAAACCGGTTTGGTGGTCCGTTACCGCGTCGACTTGCATCGAGAGACCGCCACGCAGTCCGGCGGTAATGAGTGATTATTCCGGCTCGAGGACGCATCCGCAGCACCGATATCGTGTGACAGGAGGACACACCGGTTATCCACCGACGGAACCCAGTAATACGGACGTTGTACGGCCTCACCTTTCGGTTACAAGCCGGATAACTACAACCGGTGGAGCCGACCGACCGGGTATGATAACCTGCTCTAACTGCGAGACGCCCCAGTTCTTGCAGATCACCCAGAGCCGCGTCTACTTCGAGGACGGCGAGATGATCAACGAAATTTCGGAGTCCTACGAGTGCACCCTCTGTGGCTCGACCGGTCAGTACGTCTACGACGAGGACCACGACGAGGAGACGATCACCGGCGACGTCGAGTTGACGAAAGAACGCCCGAAGTTCGCCTGACAGCTAGCCCCTGGAACGGGGCGATAGGACACTCGAAGCCGTACCGAACAGGGTTTCTGGAACTGGCCATCAGTATCCGATCGGTCGTCTAATTGCCTGCTCGAGAAGTCTACTCCTCCGTTTCCTGTTCGTCCCGTCCGTTCGCGTTCGGGATCGTGACCCGTTCGCTCGAATCCACGTCCGAAGAAGCGGCGAGTGCTGCCTGCCGGCGACGGGCGTCCCACCGCTGGAACATGCCGTACTCGGTCATCGTCTCCATGCCAGCGATCGCAGCGGTGAGTTTGATCCCGACGAGCGGGACGTCGGCGACCGAGACGATCACGTCCGCCCGGAGGATGGCACCGTCTCTGAGCAGGACGTCGATCACGTCGACGAACGCTTCGTCGTCCTTTCGCGGTCTCATGGATCTCGGGTCGTCGAATTCGGGTCGTTCGTATCCGTCTCACCCAGTTCCGGTGCGAACGTGTACGGCGGCCACGGCCCCGTAAAGCGCACCTCGAGGCCGTCGTTTGCCGCCACGTCGTCGAGGACCGATCCGATCGCCCCCTCGTCGTCCTCGTGGGCAAGCAGCGTGAGTCGACAGAGGGTTTCGCCGTCGTCCTCGACGTCGACCACGTCGTCGTCCAGTGACGCGGTCGGCGACCGCTCGAGGGCGTGGACCTCCCTGGCTTCCGCGGCGAGTCGTTCCTGCAGGTCGGCAGTCAGCGATTCTCGCCGGGCGGCCTGCAGTTCCGCGAGTCGCTGACCGAACTGTTTCTCGAGCAGGAACGCCGTTCCCTCCTCTGAATCGCCGATTTTCTCGTCGAGTTCACGCAGTCGGTCGTCCCGCTCGACCAGCGTCTCCTCGCCGACGGGATCGGTTTCGACGACCTCGACGCGGTACTCCCAGTGACCCTCGAGTCCCGACAGCGCCTGCTCGAGGGTCTCGGATTCCTCGCGAAGCCACTCGCGGACACCGTCGTCGTCGCCACGGAGGATGGTGTCGAACTGGAACGGGATCGGCGTTCCGAAGGTCTCGCCGGCCTCGTCGACGACCGCCTGATGGCGAACGAGCCAGCGCCGGACCTGTGCGAGGTCCGCGGAGTCGTAGATGCCGTCGCAGGCGTGAACGACCGCGCCGATCCCGTCCGCGGTGACGATCGAAACCGGTTCGCCGTCGACACCCGTCGTCTCGAGGGTGGCGTCCTCGTCGGCGCGAACGATACAGTAGAGGTACCGGCCGTCGTCTATCTCCGGCATCGCATCGGGATCCGGTTCGGTCTCGAGGCTCGCGTCGCCGGGGTCGTCGGGACTCACTCTTCTTCACCTCCGAAGACGGAGTAACCGGGTTCGTGGGTCTGTACGGTCCGTGGCTCGTCGTGGAGCTGCTGGATCGCATCGTTGACCAGTCCGTCCAGGTCGCCACGCAGGTCCTCGACGCCGTCTTCGATTCCTTCGTCTTGTTTGAGCCGTTCGATCTCGGCCTCGATCGTCGCGAGCTGACTCCCGAGGCGTTCGATCTCTTCGTCCTCGAGGTTGCCCGACTCCATGCGTCGGACCGCCTCGCGTTCCAGTGCATCGATGAGGATCTCGACGACGGTGATGACGAGCGTCATCAGACCCTGCCGTGCGTCCTCACCGTCGCCGACGTCGATTTTCGTCACGTCAGTTCTCCTCCGTTTGCGCGGCCGCCTCCTCGTCGTGCTGTTCGTCTTCAGCGTCGTCCTCTTCGACTTCGTTCGAGCCGTCCGCCTCGTCTTCGTCGTCGCTGATCAGGTCGAATCCGCCGCTCGTGGGCTGTTCCGGGTCGGGACGAGCACCGAGTCGCTCGCTTCCGCGGTCCGGCGTCGTGAAGGTGCTGTCGCCCCCGTCGCCGCCGTCCGTGCTGCTCGCTTCGACCTCCTCGGTTTCCTCGTCCTCGAGTCGTTCCCCGTCGACGTAGCGTTCGTCGGGCGTCACGTTGACCCCTCGCGTCGCATCGATCACGGGGTTGGGCCGGTCCATCTCCGCCAGTTCGGGCTCGCCGACTGCCTCGGCGACCCGGCGCATGTCGGTTCCTTCGGGGAACTCGAGGCCGTACTTCGCCGCGGTCTCGAAGGAGGCGATAGCGGCCCGGACCTGGACGCCGAGTAGCTGGGTGTCGCCGATCGAGACGGCGATGTCGGCGTTGATGACGATCCCCTTGTCCAGCAGCATCTCGACGACCTCGGCGAGGTCGGTCTTCTGACGGCTCGGCTGGAAGTCGTTAGGCACGGGGATCACCTCCCAGGGTCGTTGTGTTCGTCTGGCTCACCTCGGATCGTCGTCGGATCGTGTGCTGTCGTAGATCAGTCATCCTCACTCCTCCGTTTCTCCCGTTCGCGTTCGAACCGCTGGCCGTAGATGCGCTTCCGACTGGGCGCCGTCGAAAGGTGGACGTCCTGTGGCACCGTCGAGTGTTTGACGCCGCTGCCGACGGCCGACCGTTCTGTCGGCATCGTCGACGCCGCCGTCGGATTCCGCGAACTCGGACTCGTATCCCGGCGTCGCATCCGCTCGCGATTGTACTCGACGAGTCGCTCGAACTTCTCGTGAGTCTCGAGCAACGCCCACCGGAACGCGTCGATCCCCTTCATCGCCTGCTGCTGGATCGCGACCTGGTAGGCCTCCGGATCCTCCATGACGTCGATGTCGCCGAGCGCCTCGACTGGATCCGCGTCCTCGAGCATGTCGCCTTCGCCGCCGAGCATCCCCTCGTCGTCGCCGAGCAGCCCCTCCTCGTCGTCGGCTACCGACGCGGCGGCCTCCTCGATCATACTCGCGTCCTCGCCCTCGTCGGCGACGCTCTCGACGGCGTCCTCGAGTTCGCGTTTCTCCTCCCAGATCGAGGCCATATCCGTTGCGTCCCAGGCGTTCAGGAGGTCGATCGCCCGGAACAGTTGTGTGAAGTCGACGACGTCGCCGATACCAGTCTCCTCGTCGCCCAGCGCGTCGGGAATCTCTCCCATCTCGATTGCCGACAGCAGTTCGTCGGCGTCGACGGCGTCGGGCAGGTCGGCGATGTCCATCGTCTCGATCAGTTCCTCGGCCTCCGTCGCAACTGTCGTGAGCGTCTCGAGGTCGCCACCGACGGACTCGAGCGTCTCCGCCTCGAGGTCCGCGACGTCGTCGACGCCGCCGAGGTGTTCTTCGACGTTCTCGAGGGCGTCTTCCGCCTGCTCGAGCAACTCGTCGAAACTCTCCTCGCTCTCACTGCTCATCGTCGCCCTCCGTGGTCGAGTCGTCGCTCGAGTCCGGTTCGATCACGACGGTGAGCACGCCGTTCTTGATCGCAGCCTCGGCGTTCATGTCGGGCCAGGGAACCTCGACCCGGTCGAGTTCACGGCCGGAGACGGCGACGACGAGCGTCGAGTCGTCGAACCCGACGGTGACGTCGTCGGCTTCGGTCCCGGAAACGTCGGCCGTGACGAGCAGTTCGTCCTCGTACTGGCGAGTCGTCAAGTGACTCGACTGGGACGGATGTGACGACCGACGGCGGCGGGTTCTGGGTCTGCCGCGACCGGGATCTGGACCACTGGATCGACCGGCGAACTCCTCCGAAAACGGGTCTCCCTCGAACCGCGAGTCGCCGTTCAGGACGTCCTCACCGGACCGAATCGAGATGTCGTAGTCGAGGACGGTCCGATCGGACGTCCGCCGGCCGGAGGCCGATCCTCGCTGCTCGAGGGTCTCGAGTGCCGACAGCAGGCTCGAGAGCCAGTCGGTACCGTCACCGTCGGCCGCGTCCGACTGCTCGCCGTCGGTCGCGTCCGCGTCGTCTCCTGGCGCTTCGCCGACTCGGTCGTGGGGGTCGTCACTGGCTTCTTCGTGGTCGTCGGGCGATTCACCGTTACCGACCCGTTCGTGGTCGTCGGGCGATTCACCGTCATCGTCGCCGTTCTGCCTGGAATCGTCGTCAGTCACGTTTTCACCTCCACACGGCCGCTCGAGAGCCGCTCGTGGACGTCGCGGGCGACCTCGAGTTCCGCCTCGAGTTCCTCCTTGCGCTCGCGGTACTCCTCTTCGGACCGTTCGCCGAGTTCGTACAGCAACTGGTTCTCCTTGAGTTCGTCCTCGAGGGCGTCGATGTCGTACATATCGTTGAGCGCAACCGTGTGTAACGCGTCGACGATGCCGACGAACGGCCGGAACAGGAGGTCGTCGAGGATGAACATCGTTACTGTTGGGCCCCGATCGTGACGTCGACGAAGCTGTACGGTGCGAACGGACCCGTATACCGGAAGATCAGGTCGTCGTACTGTTCCTCGAGGTCCGCCACGGCTTCGTCGAACTGCTCCCGGTCGTCGCGATCGACGAGATACGACCGATTCATCACGAGCCGATCGCTGAACAGGTCGTTCGGGACCGACTGCGCGGCGATCGGCTCGAGTTCGCCGGCGACGCCTTCCTCTATCGCATCGGTATCGACGTCGGCGTCCTCCTCGCGGACGACCTTGAGGCCGAGTTCGATCCGACCTTCGATGTCGTTCATCGCGCGTCTGAACGCCGGACGAGCACCGCGAAGGACGTTCTTCAGCGTCCGGTCGCTCTCGAAAGCCATTCCGAACTGCATCGGGACGATCGCGGTCCCGCCGTCCTGGTTCATGATCTCCCTGAGGACGTCGTCGTGTCGCTGTGCGTCCTCGTCGGTCTCTTCGGGGTCGGTCGTGTCGATGTCCGAGACGACGGCACCGAGGCGCCGGTGAGAGATCGTATAGACCTGCTCCGCACCGGCGACGGCGTCGGTCTCGAACTCGATCGTTTCGCCGTCGACGATCCCGTAGACGTAGCGGTTGTTCATCGATCGATCACGCTCCAGCGACGGCGTACCGTCGCGTTCGAACTCGTGGGACTGTCATGGTAATTCAGCCTCGAGTCGTCGGCTGTCCGCCACTCGGGACGGCTCACCCGGAGGTACTCGAGAACTCGTCACGCGAGATTCGATACCGCGACGCGTTACCGTGGTGCTTGCAGTCGCAGTCTTACGGGCTCGAAGCGCGCACTGACTCGTAGATGCCGCCGCCGATCGAACCGAACAGGACCGCGAGCCAGCCGGAGAAGACGACCGCGAACAGACCGATCAGGACGGTGAGCTGGCCGGCCTCGACCAGCGACGGCTGGAGCGGGCCTCCGTCTACTACCAGTGCGGCGCTCACGACGAGAAAGACGACTGCAAGCGAGCCGAGGTAGGTCAACAACGCGGTGACCGCGCCCGCGAACGCCCCCGTGCCCGAGCCGTCGACGGGGAGAAGCGACCAGACGAGCGTCGCCGCGAGGAAGGCGACGGGGACGACGATCGGCAAGGCGACCACTGCACTCATCGTCCAGAAGACGTGACCGACGCCGAACGGCGACCCGAGCCAGTGCAGGACGGCCATTCCGAGGGCGAACACGAGGGCGACAACCAGTGCGGCGCTCGCTCCGGCGTAGCCCGCCCCGAGGCGCGTTCGGTCCGCACCCGGCAACCGTCCGGGACCGTACCGTTTGCACGTCCGCTCGAGCGTCTCGAGTCGATTTGCGAGGACCATACTGTCAGTTCGACGGCCAGGGATTACTGTCTTATGTACGGTATCACACACCTTCGGCGGCTGGATCACTGCCACGCTGCTGCCAGACGGGGCGACGGCCCTAACCCGCCGTCAACCCCCTCCTGCTCCCGTTCCAGCCGGCTTGCAGTCGCAGCGCCAGCCGTGTTACGAGCACGCCGTGAACGCCTGGATGTCTATGGCACAACCACAACGAAGACCAGACTCCTCGAGTCTCGCAGAAGTGCTCGACCGGATCCTCGACAAGGGCGTCGTCATCGACGTCTGGGCGCGGGTATCGGTCGTCGGGATCGAACTGCTGACGATCGAGGCACGCGTCGTCGTCGCCTCCGTCGACACCTTCCTGCACTACGCGGAGGAGATCGCAAAAATTGAGCAAGCCACCGCAGAGGGCGATCTCGAGGAACTCGAAGAGCTCGAGGTCGAGCCACGACCCGAATCGTCGCCACAGTCCGCAAGCGAATAGATGGCAGACGACGCCTCGCGCAAGCGCAAGGTCCGTGGCCGCAAGATCAGGAGCGACCAGTCCCGCAAGGAGAGTCGCAAGGCGAAGAAGGAACTCGCACGGAAAGCAAACGGGAGCGAACGAACCGGCGATAGTCCCCTGTCCGACCCCGAAGAAGTCACTCCCGAGCCGTTCGTCGAAACCGACGCCGTCAGGTCGCTGCGGGGACGGATTACGGGCTGGCTCGAGGCCAACCAGCCGGTCCACCTGATCGGGCCGACGGGCTGTGGGAAGACCGCGCTCGCGCTCTCGGCCGCGGCCGAACGCGGCCGACCGGTCGTCTGGCTCAACGGCGACGACGCAGTCGACACTGCGGCGCTCGTCGGCGACCACGCCGGCGGAGAACGCTACAAGGAGGACGACCGGTTCGTCGGCGGCGTCACCAAACAGACCGAGATCGTCCGCGAACGATGGGTCGACAACCCCCTCTCGGTCGCGGTGCGCGAGGGTGCGACGCTCGTCTACAACGAGTTCTCGCGTAGCGATCCCGCCGCACACAACGTCTTGCTGTCGGTCTTCGAGGAAGGCGTCCTCGAGCGACCGGGCAAGCGCGGCGAGGATCGGACGATCGACGTCCACCCCGAGTTTCGGGCGATCCTCACGTCGAACGACGTCGAGTACGCCGGCGTCCACAGACAGCAGGACGCGTTGCTCGACCGGTTCGTCGGCGTCCAGGTCGACTACTACGACGAGGAGACCGAGCGGGAGATCGTCAGGGCACACGTCGACCTGCCCGACGAGCGGGTCGAGGCGATCGTCGACGCGACGCGTGCGTTGCGTGACGACCTCGAGATCGTCGTCGGGACGCGGGCGGCGATCACGGCCGCGAAGGGGCTGTCGGTCTTCGACGGGCAGGGCAACGGCGAGTTCAACGACGAGTTGCTGACGAAGGTCTTCACCGACGTCCTCGCGCCGAAGATCGCAGGCGAGGGGGCGGACGACGTGGACGACCTGCGGACGGAGATCGGCGAGGCGATCTGACGCAGCGAGACACGAACGAACACACCAGGTCCGGACCAATGGCCGAAGCCGAAACTCAATCGAAAGAGCAGTGCAAGGCGCTCACCGAGGACGGAGAGCGCTGCTCGCGTCCGGCCGGGGACGACGGCTTCTGCTATCAACACGACGAGAGTGATCAAACCGTGAGCGACAGTCAAACCGCAGAACAGGAAGAACAGGAACAGAGCGAGGAAGAGACCCGGAGTCGCGACCTCGGCGCTGACATGACCGCCGAGGAGAAGACCGATCCGGAGTCGGTCGATGCGGACATCGACGTCGAACACGAGGAAATCGAGGGCGTTCTGGGGGTTCGACAGACAGTCCAGGCGAGCGCCGGCGACCTCATCGGCCGGGAGTTCGACGCCGTCAGCGAGATTGCACCGACCGACGACGGCTGGCGGGCCATCGTCGAGGTCGTCGAACGGCGGGCGGTCCCCGACACCCAGGACATCATCGGCCGCTACGAGATCGAACTCGACGAGAACGCGACCGTCCACGGCTACCGACGACTCGATCGGTACCGCCGTGGCGACACCGCGGCGTTCGAGTGACGAAACAGTCGATCCGTCGCTCGCGACGCTCTCGTTCGTAGCGGTTCGTGTCTCCAGCGTCGTGACTCGAGGCGTCCCGAATCTCGAACCGTTCGATAGCGATCAGGTGGTGCTGTAGATACGGACGCTTCCGTCCTGGGAGACTGCGACGCTACACCCGTCGTACGCGAACTCGATCGTCGTCTCGACGTTTCGCCGCTTCGCGTGATCGAGCAGTTCGGTCATCGCTTCCGGATCGACCTGTTCGTACAGCGGAGGGAGGTCGGCGACGTTTTTCTTGATAGCGACCGCTCGCACGATCGTCTGGAGAAGCGATTCCGAGTCGTGTTGGTCGGCACGAACGACGACTGCGTCGTCTTCCGGAGGGCCATTATGGCCGTGGTTGACCATATCAGGAGGTGTGACTCTCACCCGAAAAGACTGGTCCCAAAGCACGTAGGAAACCGACTAATATCCACGTAGAACAGCATTTAGTATACATTATTAAACTAGATCTAGATATAATTTATTATATGACTAAACCCAAACTGTAGTGACGGCCGATAGCTACTCGAGTACGACCCTACGTGGCACGTAAATAGTCGATAGACGATCACCAACCCAAACGTCGAAGACGAAACGGGCCGTCGGTCTACACGTTACTGTGTCCGACCCACCCGTCCGTGGCGTCGACGTCGGTCCCGACACCCGGTGTGGCCACTACCATACCGACCGCGACGTCGTTGCGTTCAAATTCGCCTGCTGTGAGACGTACTTTCCCTGCTATCGCTGCCACGAGGAGATCGTCGACCACGACGCCGTTCCGTGGCCTCGAGCGCGGTTCGACGAACCCTCGGTGCTCTGTGGCGTCTGCCGGAGCGAGTTCCCCGTGCCGGCGTATCTCGAGGCAGACTACTGCTGTCCGTCGTGTGACGCGGCGTTCAATCCCGGCTGTGCCGCTCACGCCGACCTGTACTTCGAGACGGAGGAGTAACACACTAACAGCGTTTGCCACTCGAGCGCGCCCCGTCGAAACGTTTCAGTAGCTGCTGGCGAACTGTTCCCCCATGGACCCCGGTTTCGACGGCGGCCGAGCGCACGACGACGTGGACTACGCCCGAAAGCGAGACGCCGAAGACCCGCTCGCTGAGTTCCGGGATCGATTCGACGTCCCGGGCGAGGTCTACCTCGACGGGAATTCGCTGGGACCGATCTCGGACGCTGCCGAGGACTCACTCGAGCAGGCAGTCGAGGAGTGGCGGGAACTCGGCATCGAGGGATGGACCGACGGCGAGCGGCCCTGGTTCTGGTACGGCGAGTCGCTGGGCGAGGACCTCGCGCCGCTCGTCGGTGCCGATCCCGACGAGGTGGTCGTCGCGAACTCGACGACGGTCAACATTCACACCCTCGTCGGAACCTTCCTGGACGCGCTCGAGGACCGTCCACCGGGAATCCTGGTCAACGACCTCGACTTCCCGACGGACCACTACGCGATCCGAGCGCAGTTGCGCCAGCGCGGGTACGATCCGGACGACCACCTCCACCTCGTCGAGAGCCGAGACGGGCGTACGATCGACGAAGCCGACGTCGTCGACGCGCTCGAGGAGCACGACATCGGCATCGTGTTCATGCCGTCGGTGCTCTACCGGAGCGGCCAGTTGCTCGACGTCGAGCGCATCACCGAGGCCGCCCACGACCACGGCGCGCTCGCCGGGTTCGACCTCGCGCACACGGTCGGCGTCGTTCCCCACGACTGCTCGAGTCACGGCGTCGACTTCGCGGTCTGGTGTAGCTACAAGTACCTCAACGCCGGCCCGGGCGCGATCGCTGGCCTCTACGTCGCCGAGCGCCACCACGGGAAGACCCCGGCGCTCGCGGGCTGGTGGGGCCACGAGAAGGAAACGCAGTTCGAACTCCGGGAGCGGTTCACGCCCGCTGACTCCGCTGGCGCGTGGCAGATCGGGACGGTCCCGGTCCTCAGCGCCGCACCGCTCGCCGGGGCACTCGAGGTCGTCCACGAGGCCGGTATCGACGCGATCCGCGAGAAGTCGATCGCGCTGACCTCGTACCTGATCTCGCTCGTCGACGCGAAACTCGCGGATCTAGGGTGTTCGGTCGCCACGCCTCGAGAACCCGAGCGGCGCGGCGGCCACGTGGCGATCACCCATCCCGAGGCTGAGCGGGTCAGCGAGGCCCTCCGCGAGCGTGGTCTCGTGGTCGACTTCCGCCCGCCGGACGTGATCCGGGTGTGTCCGGCACCGCTGTACACCGGGTTCGTGGACGTCTGGGAGTTTGCGGAGGGCCTTCGAGAGATTCTCGCCGAACGGGAGTACGAGAACGTTGACGTCGACGGGACGGTGAGTTAGCCGATTTCGTCGACGGCCCCGACACGACGCGATCGAATCGGACGCCGAACTGACCGTTCCGGGTCGATCCAGCAAGCTATTTCCGCGTTCGGCGGCCGATTTCTGGGTATGGATCCGGCGCTTGGCCCTCCCGAGGAGATGGCCGAGAAACGCGACGAGCTGACGCCCATGATGGCGCAGTACCACGACCTCTGTGAGCGGTACGACGACGCGCTCGTCCTCTTTCAGGTCGGCGACTTCTACGAGACCTTCTGTGGCGCGGCCGAACGCACCGCACGACTGCTAGAGGTCACCCTCACCAGCCGCGAGGATTCGACCGGGGAGTACCCGATGACCGGCATCCCGATCGACAACGCCGAGTCCTACATCGAGGAGTTGCTCGAGGCCGGCTACCGGGTCGCGGTCGCCGACCAGGTCGAGGAGCCCGGCGAGTCGTCGGGGGTCGTCGAACGCGCCGTGACGCGGGTCATCACGCCGGGAACGCTCACGGAGGACGAACTGCTGGCGGGTGACGACAACAACTTCGTTGCGGCGGTCGCCCGCGACGGCGAGGAACTCGCGCTCGCCCTGCTCGACGTCTCGACCGGCGACTTCCTCGCGACGAGTTCGACCTCGAGCGAGGCCATCGCCGACGAGGTGAGCCGGTTCGACCCCGCGGAGGCGGTCGTCGGTCCCGACGCACCGATGGACGTCTTTCCCGACGATTGCATGGAGACGCCGTTCGACGAGGCCGTCTTCGAACGCGAGCGAGCGGCCGAGACGGTCTCGGCGTACTTCCGGAATCCCGACGCCTTGCTCGCGAGCGACGCCGAAGTCCGGGCGTGTGGCGCGCTGCTCGAGTACGCCGAGTACGCTCGCGGCAGCGAGAGCGAGGCCGAGGCCGAAGCCGACGACGAAAACGAGAACGACCGTCTCGAGTACATCACCCACCTCACGCGGTACGATCCCCGCGAGTACCTGCTGCTGGACGCCGTCGCCCTCCGGAGCCTCGAACTGTTCGAACCGCGTGCCGTCCACGGCCGGGACGACGCGACGCTCGTCGGGGTTCTGGACGAGACCTCGAGCGCGCTGGGCGGCCGAAAACTGCGGGACTGGATCCGCCGGCCGCTGCTCGAGCCCGATCGGATCGAGGCGCGACTCGATGCCGTCGAGGAACTCCAGAGCGCCGTTCGAGAACGCGAAGCACTGCAGGAACTCCTCAAAGACGTCTACGACCTCGAGCGACTGATCGGACGCATCTCCCGTGAACGGGCCAACGCCAGGGATCTGCGTTCGCTGCGGGATACGCTGGCCGTCGTGCCGGATGTACGGGAACAACTCGAGGACGCAGACTGCGACAGACTCCAGCGACTCCACGCCGACCTCGATCCGCTGGCGGACGTCCGCGAGTTGATCGAGGATTCGATCGTCGAGGATCCGCCGATCGAGATCACCGAGGGCGGGATCATCGCCGAGGGGTACGACGAGAACCTGGACGACCTCCGCCAGACCGCCCGCGACGGCAAACAGTGGATCGACGACTTAGAGGAACGAGAACGCGAGCGCACCGGC containing:
- the mutS gene encoding DNA mismatch repair protein MutS; this encodes MDPALGPPEEMAEKRDELTPMMAQYHDLCERYDDALVLFQVGDFYETFCGAAERTARLLEVTLTSREDSTGEYPMTGIPIDNAESYIEELLEAGYRVAVADQVEEPGESSGVVERAVTRVITPGTLTEDELLAGDDNNFVAAVARDGEELALALLDVSTGDFLATSSTSSEAIADEVSRFDPAEAVVGPDAPMDVFPDDCMETPFDEAVFERERAAETVSAYFRNPDALLASDAEVRACGALLEYAEYARGSESEAEAEADDENENDRLEYITHLTRYDPREYLLLDAVALRSLELFEPRAVHGRDDATLVGVLDETSSALGGRKLRDWIRRPLLEPDRIEARLDAVEELQSAVREREALQELLKDVYDLERLIGRISRERANARDLRSLRDTLAVVPDVREQLEDADCDRLQRLHADLDPLADVRELIEDSIVEDPPIEITEGGIIAEGYDENLDDLRQTARDGKQWIDDLEERERERTGIDSLKVGYNSVHGYYIEVTNPNLDSVPGDYQRRQTLKNSERFVTPELKEREDEIVGAEERADELEYELFREVRKTIADEVERVQDLADALATVDALVSLATVAAQYDYCRPALLERSDGVEIDIEGGRHPVVERTQESFVPNDAQFADGRRLAVITGPNMSGKSTYMRQVAQIVLLAQVGSFVPAKSARLTPVDRIFTRVGASDDIAGGRSTFMVEMDELATILREADGRSLVLLDEVGRGTSTADGLAIAQAMAEHIHDEIGATTLFATHHHPLTEVADELEDAFTLHFEVDQEDGEVVFHHEVAPGAATGSYGVEVATAAGVPEPVVERSRELVAEAGDEQSTDKSEPPAATTTDAAPTTADGGERTVDEQSAPSETVDLPSDVAAELRTLEVAHMTPVEALSELDRLKRLLEEERES